A single region of the Agromyces sp. Leaf222 genome encodes:
- a CDS encoding ribonuclease HII translates to MAPAAIPNLKVERELFESGAPVVLACDEVGRGALAGPVAVGLVVIDPSVRRMPTGLRDSKLLTEPKRELMAPRAGAWVRAWAVGEASAAEIDELGIMACLGLAGARALTALRATEEAAGTGGELDDAPLVLDGNHDWLSRAIDHRARVSTRIKADRDCASVAAASVLAKVHRDRLMHTAHHELPLYAWNENKGYSSRAHFDAIAEHGPSGLHRRTWLHERPVEAPALFDLGVG, encoded by the coding sequence GTGGCTCCGGCCGCCATCCCGAACCTCAAGGTCGAACGCGAGCTCTTCGAGTCCGGAGCTCCGGTCGTGCTCGCCTGCGACGAGGTGGGGCGCGGCGCGCTCGCCGGGCCGGTCGCGGTGGGCCTCGTCGTCATCGATCCGTCGGTGCGGCGCATGCCGACGGGCCTCCGCGACTCGAAGCTGCTCACCGAGCCCAAGCGCGAGCTCATGGCGCCGCGCGCCGGGGCGTGGGTACGCGCCTGGGCGGTCGGCGAGGCATCCGCTGCCGAGATCGACGAGCTCGGCATCATGGCCTGCCTCGGCCTGGCGGGTGCCAGGGCGCTCACCGCGCTCCGAGCAACCGAAGAGGCTGCGGGCACCGGGGGCGAACTCGACGACGCGCCGCTCGTGCTCGACGGCAATCACGACTGGCTGAGCCGGGCGATCGACCACCGCGCGCGCGTCAGCACCCGCATCAAGGCCGACCGCGACTGCGCGTCGGTCGCCGCGGCATCCGTGCTCGCGAAGGTGCACCGCGACCGACTCATGCACACGGCCCATCACGAGCTGCCGCTGTACGCCTGGAACGAGAACAAGGGCTACTCCAGTCGCGCGCACTTCGACGCGATCGCCGAGCACGGGCCGAGCGGCCTGCATCGGCGAACCTGGCTGCACGAGCGTCCCGTCGAGGCGCCCGCGCTCTTCGACCTCGGCGTAGGATGA
- a CDS encoding YraN family protein: MVLVAHNAELGRRGEQLAVDHLESRGLRVIDRNWRCSVGEIDIVARDGDATVFIEVKTRTSHDYGHPFEAITPAKLSRLRRLAVAWCEATDAAAPRIRIDAVAVLAPDDAPALIEHLEGVC; this comes from the coding sequence GTGGTGCTGGTGGCCCACAATGCAGAACTCGGTCGGCGAGGCGAACAACTCGCGGTCGACCATCTGGAATCGCGCGGACTGCGCGTGATCGACCGCAACTGGCGATGCTCGGTCGGCGAGATCGACATCGTCGCGCGCGACGGCGACGCGACGGTCTTCATCGAGGTGAAGACCCGCACGTCGCACGACTACGGGCATCCGTTCGAGGCGATCACGCCCGCGAAGCTGTCGCGGTTGCGGCGGCTGGCGGTCGCCTGGTGCGAGGCGACGGATGCCGCGGCTCCGCGCATCCGCATCGACGCCGTCGCCGTGCTCGCCCCCGACGACGCGCCCGCGCTGATCGAGCATCTCGAGGGCGTCTGCTGA
- the rplS gene encoding 50S ribosomal protein L19 yields MHILDHVDAASLRSDVPDFRAGDTVKVHVNIIEGTRSRIQVFQGVVIGRSGEGVRETFTVRKVSFQVGVERKFPVHSPVIDHIEVVTRGDVRRAKLYYLRKLRGKKAKIKEKRDA; encoded by the coding sequence ATGCACATCCTCGACCACGTCGACGCTGCGAGCCTGCGGTCGGACGTCCCCGACTTCCGCGCGGGCGACACCGTCAAGGTGCACGTCAACATCATCGAAGGTACGCGCTCGCGTATCCAGGTCTTCCAGGGCGTCGTCATCGGCCGTTCGGGCGAAGGCGTCCGCGAGACCTTCACGGTCCGCAAGGTCAGCTTCCAGGTCGGCGTCGAGCGCAAGTTCCCGGTGCACTCCCCGGTCATCGACCACATCGAGGTCGTCACCCGCGGTGACGTCCGTCGCGCGAAGCTTTACTACCTGCGTAAGCTCCGCGGCAAGAAGGCGAAGATCAAGGAGAAGCGCGACGCCTGA
- a CDS encoding uroporphyrinogen-III synthase, with product MTDLLEFAPGFRVDQLVGFRIGVTSDRRSADLIDALARRGATVVHAPTLRMTNALSDDPVIADTRAIIAARPEVLLATTAYGVRRWFEVADAAGLGEDLLDALADTSILVRGPKARGGIRAAGLNDVGMSSEETTESLIDHVLEHYPADLTVAVQLHGFLESSQLQRLSDAHDRVLTVAPYRWVEVDKADDRVERLIEAACTGGLDAITFTSAPAVHALFGAAEELGRYDDLVDAMCGPVVAAAVGPVTALPLIAAGITPIQPDRYRMGALIRLVCEHLETNRVIRLETLHGPLALRGSVVDIADRRVSLAPVALMILRTLVLARGSVVARDRLAAGLPGTNDEHALEVALSRLRQTLAVPGLIATVVKRGYRIDV from the coding sequence ATGACCGACCTCCTCGAGTTCGCTCCCGGGTTCCGCGTCGACCAGCTCGTCGGGTTCCGCATCGGCGTCACGAGCGATCGCCGCTCGGCCGACCTCATCGACGCGCTCGCCCGCCGCGGTGCGACCGTCGTGCACGCGCCGACGCTGCGCATGACGAACGCCCTCTCCGACGATCCGGTGATCGCCGACACCCGGGCGATCATCGCGGCACGGCCCGAGGTGCTGCTCGCGACCACCGCGTACGGCGTGCGCCGCTGGTTCGAGGTCGCCGACGCCGCGGGCCTCGGCGAGGACCTGCTCGACGCGCTCGCCGACACCTCGATCCTCGTGCGCGGGCCGAAGGCCCGTGGCGGCATCCGTGCCGCGGGCCTGAACGACGTGGGCATGAGCTCCGAGGAGACCACCGAGTCGCTCATCGACCATGTGCTCGAGCACTATCCGGCAGACCTCACGGTGGCCGTGCAGCTGCACGGGTTCCTCGAGTCGTCGCAACTCCAGCGCTTGAGCGACGCGCACGACCGCGTGCTCACCGTCGCCCCGTACCGCTGGGTCGAGGTCGACAAGGCAGATGATCGCGTCGAGCGCCTCATCGAGGCGGCGTGCACCGGAGGCCTGGACGCCATCACATTCACCAGTGCACCGGCCGTGCACGCGCTCTTCGGCGCCGCGGAGGAGCTCGGGCGCTACGACGACCTCGTCGACGCCATGTGCGGCCCGGTCGTCGCCGCGGCGGTGGGCCCGGTCACCGCGCTCCCGCTGATCGCGGCGGGCATCACGCCGATCCAGCCCGACCGGTACCGCATGGGCGCGCTCATCAGGCTCGTGTGCGAGCACCTGGAGACGAACCGGGTGATCCGACTCGAGACGTTGCACGGGCCGCTCGCACTGCGCGGAAGCGTCGTCGACATCGCCGACCGCAGGGTCTCCCTTGCGCCGGTCGCGCTCATGATCCTCCGCACGCTCGTGCTCGCGCGCGGCTCGGTGGTCGCCCGCGATCGGCTCGCCGCCGGGTTGCCGGGCACGAACGACGAGCATGCCCTCGAGGTCGCCCTGAGCCGCCTGCGCCAGACGCTCGCCGTGCCGGGGCTGATCGCCACGGTGGTGAAGCGGGGGTACCGCATCGACGTGTGA
- a CDS encoding MFS transporter: MTQTTSTAPPVAATSATATSATTTATTAPELTTRPGRWIDGWDPENTDQWESQGRSIARRNLNWSIFAEFLGFVVWQLWSVVAVALPAAGFDLTTGEIFWLISIPSLVGATLRIPYSFLVPKFGGRNWTIISAALLLAPTIAMVVCVSNPETPFPVLLGAAALAGFGGGNFASSMSNITFFYPQREKGWALGLNAAGGNLGAAVAQFVVPIAITIGAGATLNLPVAGWIWIPLILVAMLGAARYMNNLSNAKADFSGSAAALKEPHLWLLSLLYIGTFGSFIGFASVFPKLIADQFPEFSAIAIGGAAVPLAFLGALVGSLARPYGGRLSDRFGGARITMCAFASMALVTIAVLATLPLGNFWLFLGLFLLLFASAGIGNGSTYRMVPVVFAVRGGGTGDVSTQRKAAAALGLISAIGAYGGFLIPQALNLSFQSTGGYGAAFAGFIAAYVVLLVLTWAVYVRSGRLSAHKI, encoded by the coding sequence ATGACCCAGACGACGAGCACCGCTCCCCCGGTCGCCGCGACATCCGCGACGGCGACGTCCGCGACCACGACGGCGACGACGGCCCCCGAGCTGACGACCCGGCCAGGCCGGTGGATCGACGGCTGGGACCCCGAGAACACCGATCAGTGGGAGTCGCAGGGGCGCTCGATCGCGCGGCGCAACCTCAACTGGTCGATCTTCGCCGAATTCCTCGGGTTCGTGGTCTGGCAGCTCTGGAGCGTCGTCGCCGTCGCGCTCCCCGCCGCCGGCTTCGACCTGACCACCGGCGAGATCTTCTGGCTCATCTCGATTCCGAGCCTGGTCGGCGCGACCCTGCGGATCCCGTACTCGTTCCTCGTGCCCAAGTTCGGCGGCCGCAACTGGACCATCATCTCGGCCGCGCTGCTGCTCGCGCCGACGATCGCGATGGTCGTGTGCGTGTCGAACCCCGAGACGCCGTTCCCGGTGCTGCTCGGCGCCGCCGCGCTCGCAGGCTTCGGCGGCGGCAACTTCGCCAGCTCGATGTCGAACATCACCTTCTTCTACCCCCAGCGCGAGAAGGGCTGGGCCCTCGGCCTGAACGCGGCCGGCGGAAACCTCGGCGCCGCGGTCGCGCAGTTCGTCGTGCCGATCGCGATCACCATCGGCGCCGGCGCCACCCTCAACCTGCCGGTCGCCGGGTGGATCTGGATCCCGTTGATCCTCGTCGCGATGCTCGGCGCCGCCCGGTACATGAACAACCTCTCGAACGCGAAGGCGGACTTCAGCGGATCGGCCGCAGCGCTGAAGGAGCCGCACCTCTGGCTGCTGTCGCTGCTCTACATCGGCACGTTCGGCTCGTTCATCGGCTTCGCGAGCGTGTTCCCGAAGCTCATCGCCGACCAGTTCCCGGAGTTCTCGGCGATCGCCATCGGCGGGGCCGCGGTGCCGCTCGCCTTCCTCGGTGCGCTCGTCGGCTCGCTCGCCCGCCCGTACGGCGGGCGCCTCTCCGACCGCTTCGGCGGTGCCCGCATCACGATGTGCGCCTTCGCCTCGATGGCCCTCGTCACGATCGCCGTGCTCGCGACGCTCCCGCTCGGCAACTTCTGGCTGTTCCTCGGCCTGTTCCTGCTGCTCTTCGCCTCGGCCGGCATCGGCAACGGCTCGACGTACCGCATGGTGCCCGTCGTGTTCGCCGTCCGCGGCGGCGGCACCGGTGACGTGTCGACGCAGCGGAAGGCCGCGGCGGCCCTCGGCCTGATCTCCGCGATCGGCGCCTACGGCGGGTTCCTCATTCCGCAGGCGCTGAACCTCTCGTTCCAGTCGACCGGCGGATACGGTGCCGCGTTCGCCGGCTTCATCGCGGCCTACGTCGTGCTCCTCGTGCTCACCTGGGCCGTGTACGTGCGCTCCGGCCGCCTCAGCGCCCACAAGATCTGA
- the cobA gene encoding uroporphyrinogen-III C-methyltransferase has protein sequence MSADLTGDGRATGDGRATGSVTLVGGGPGREDLLTLAAVRALRHADVVLYDRLAPHDRLDELAPGALLIDVGKRPGHHAISQSAIEALLVEHALAGSRVVRLKGGDPYVLGRGGEEVLACHAAGVPVEVIPGVTSAISVPGAAGIPLTHRGVSHLFTVVSGHQPLTASELEHLAGLGGTIVVLMGVNTLPSLTAGLARAGMVGRMPVAIVERGFSSEQRTTIGELADIVTTAGRARVSSPAVVVIGEVVRLAHDGDASAAELMERAAGFAAVAG, from the coding sequence GTGAGCGCCGACCTGACCGGCGACGGCCGTGCGACCGGCGACGGCCGTGCGACCGGCAGCGTGACGCTCGTCGGCGGAGGCCCCGGCCGCGAGGACCTCCTCACGCTCGCCGCGGTGCGGGCTCTTCGCCACGCCGACGTCGTGCTCTACGACCGGCTCGCCCCGCACGACCGCCTCGACGAGCTCGCCCCCGGTGCGCTGCTCATCGACGTGGGCAAGCGACCGGGCCACCACGCGATCTCCCAGTCCGCGATCGAGGCGCTGCTCGTCGAGCACGCCCTCGCCGGATCCAGGGTCGTGCGGCTCAAGGGCGGCGACCCGTACGTGCTCGGCCGCGGTGGCGAAGAGGTGCTCGCCTGCCACGCCGCCGGCGTGCCGGTCGAGGTGATTCCCGGCGTCACGAGTGCGATCTCGGTGCCAGGGGCCGCCGGCATCCCCCTCACGCATCGCGGCGTCAGCCACCTGTTCACGGTCGTGTCGGGGCACCAGCCGCTCACGGCATCCGAATTGGAGCACCTCGCGGGCCTCGGCGGCACCATCGTGGTGCTCATGGGCGTGAACACCCTGCCCTCGCTCACCGCGGGCCTCGCCCGGGCCGGCATGGTCGGGCGGATGCCGGTGGCCATCGTCGAACGCGGGTTCTCGTCGGAGCAGCGCACGACCATCGGCGAACTCGCCGACATCGTCACGACGGCCGGACGCGCGCGCGTGTCCTCCCCGGCGGTCGTCGTCATCGGCGAGGTCGTGCGCCTCGCCCACGACGGCGACGCGAGCGCCGCCGAGCTCATGGAGCGCGCGGCCGGCTTCGCGGCGGTGGCCGGATGA
- the map gene encoding type I methionyl aminopeptidase has product MIELRTTAEIDEMRAAGRFVASVIEATSQAAAVGVNLLELDALAHEMIRKAGAESCYIDYHPSFGASPFGKVICTSVNDAVLHGLPHDYTLRDGDLLSLDFAASVNGWVCDSARSIVVGTPREGDLRLIDTTQRALDAGIAAARTGNRIGDISRAIADVAKAEGYTINTDFGGHGVGRTMHGDPHIPNNGRPGRGLPLKPGLVIAIEPWFLATTDRIFTDPDGWTLRSADGSRGAHSEHTIAITDGDPIVLTKRG; this is encoded by the coding sequence GTGATCGAACTGAGGACCACCGCCGAGATCGACGAGATGCGCGCCGCCGGGCGCTTCGTCGCGAGCGTCATCGAGGCCACGTCGCAGGCTGCGGCCGTCGGCGTGAACCTGCTCGAGCTCGACGCCCTCGCGCACGAGATGATCCGCAAGGCGGGCGCCGAGAGCTGCTACATCGACTACCACCCCTCGTTCGGCGCGAGCCCGTTCGGCAAGGTCATCTGCACCTCGGTCAACGACGCGGTGCTGCACGGACTCCCCCACGACTACACGCTGCGCGACGGCGACCTGCTGAGCCTCGACTTCGCCGCTTCGGTGAACGGCTGGGTCTGCGACTCGGCGCGCTCGATCGTCGTCGGCACCCCGCGCGAGGGCGACCTCCGCCTGATCGACACGACGCAGCGCGCGCTCGACGCCGGCATCGCCGCGGCGCGCACGGGCAACCGCATCGGCGACATCTCCCGGGCCATCGCGGATGTCGCGAAGGCCGAGGGCTACACGATCAACACCGACTTCGGCGGCCACGGCGTCGGCCGCACCATGCACGGCGACCCGCACATCCCGAACAACGGCCGCCCCGGCCGAGGGCTGCCGCTCAAGCCGGGACTCGTCATCGCGATCGAGCCGTGGTTCCTCGCGACGACCGATCGCATCTTCACCGATCCCGACGGCTGGACCCTCCGCAGCGCCGACGGCTCGCGCGGCGCGCACTCCGAGCACACGATCGCCATCACCGACGGCGACCCCATCGTGCTCACGAAGCGGGGCTGA
- the nirB gene encoding nitrite reductase large subunit NirB — MTENSPAGIRTRDVVIVGGGPAAHRLADSLHMRDEERTLRVTVIGDEPHLPYDRVALSTRLADGSADLTLQPTAMWDPSQVRLITGELVDSIDAGLRTATTSTGTVLHWDELVLATGSSAPVPAIPGAENARVYRTIEDVDNLVAEAAQLAERHGRPARVVVAGGGLLGLEAAGGLAKLGAHVAVVHSGGWLMSAQLDEGAGRALGRIISAQGIGLHLGARPSAVRVDDGAVTAVELTNERVIEADLVIFAIGISPRDELARDLGLELGPRGGVAIDGACATSAPGIWAIGEVASFEGRCTGLVAPANAMAEVVADRLLGGAAEFTTIDDATKLKLSGVDVASFGDALARTEQALEIVYADPARGLYQKLVMTDDAKTLLGGIFVGDASPYASLRPMLGMQLSSEPAAYLSASGMEAPAGDELPASALVCACNNVAAGTIRDAVNGTEHAEGCTDLGELKACTRAGTQCGSCVPLVKKLLEAELTKSGITPSRALCEHFELSRQELFESIRVLELTSFDEIIARLGTGRGCDVCKPVVGSILATQHGSYILDGGRGGLQDTNDRAMANMQKDGTYSVVPRIPAGEITPEKLLVIAQVATDYGLYTKITGGQRIDLFGARLDQLPDIWKRLVDAGFESGQAYGKALRNVKSCVGSTWCRYGVQDSVAMAVQLELRYRGLRSPHKLKFGVSGCARECAEARGKDVGVIATDQGWNMYVGGNGGFQPAHAQLLASDLDDETLLKYIDRYIMYYVRTADRLQRTARWIEDIEGGLDHVRDVVVHDSLGLADELERAVDRHVDGYEDEWAATLADPERLRRFRSFVNAPHVPDPSVAQVPDGRGQMRPATAEERERGEAVLVAGMTIPVRGVDA; from the coding sequence ATGACCGAGAACAGCCCGGCCGGCATCCGCACGCGCGACGTCGTCATCGTCGGCGGCGGACCCGCCGCCCATCGACTCGCCGACAGCCTGCACATGCGCGACGAGGAGCGCACGCTCCGCGTCACCGTGATCGGCGACGAGCCCCACCTCCCCTACGACCGCGTGGCGCTCAGCACGCGCCTCGCCGACGGCTCCGCCGACCTGACGCTGCAGCCGACCGCGATGTGGGATCCGTCGCAGGTGCGGCTGATCACGGGCGAGCTGGTCGACTCGATCGACGCCGGGCTGCGGACCGCGACGACCTCGACGGGCACGGTGCTGCATTGGGACGAGCTCGTGCTCGCGACCGGTTCGAGCGCGCCGGTGCCCGCCATTCCCGGTGCCGAGAACGCCCGCGTGTACCGCACGATCGAGGACGTCGACAACCTCGTCGCCGAGGCCGCGCAGCTCGCCGAGCGGCACGGACGCCCGGCGCGCGTCGTCGTCGCGGGCGGCGGCCTGCTCGGCCTCGAGGCCGCAGGGGGGCTCGCGAAGCTCGGCGCGCACGTCGCCGTCGTGCACTCGGGCGGATGGCTCATGTCGGCGCAGCTCGACGAGGGCGCCGGCCGGGCGCTCGGCCGCATCATCTCGGCGCAGGGCATCGGCCTGCACCTCGGGGCCAGGCCCTCCGCGGTTCGCGTCGACGACGGCGCCGTCACGGCGGTCGAGCTCACGAACGAGCGCGTGATCGAGGCCGACCTCGTCATCTTCGCGATCGGCATCAGCCCGCGCGACGAACTCGCCCGCGATCTCGGGCTCGAGCTCGGACCCCGCGGCGGGGTGGCGATCGACGGGGCGTGCGCGACATCCGCGCCCGGTATCTGGGCGATCGGCGAGGTCGCGAGCTTCGAGGGCCGATGCACCGGCCTCGTCGCCCCCGCGAACGCCATGGCCGAGGTCGTCGCCGACCGCCTGCTCGGCGGGGCCGCCGAGTTCACGACCATCGACGACGCGACCAAGCTGAAGCTCTCGGGCGTCGACGTCGCGAGCTTCGGCGACGCGCTCGCCCGCACGGAGCAGGCGCTCGAGATCGTCTACGCCGATCCGGCACGCGGGCTCTACCAGAAGCTCGTCATGACCGACGATGCGAAGACGCTGCTCGGCGGCATCTTCGTCGGCGACGCGTCGCCGTACGCCTCGCTCAGGCCGATGCTCGGCATGCAGCTCTCGTCCGAGCCCGCTGCGTACCTGTCGGCCTCGGGCATGGAGGCGCCGGCCGGCGACGAGTTGCCCGCCTCGGCGCTCGTGTGCGCCTGCAACAACGTCGCGGCCGGCACCATCCGCGATGCCGTGAACGGAACCGAGCACGCCGAGGGGTGCACCGACCTCGGCGAGCTGAAGGCCTGCACCCGCGCCGGCACGCAGTGCGGCTCGTGCGTGCCGCTCGTGAAGAAGCTGCTCGAGGCCGAGCTCACGAAATCGGGCATCACGCCCTCGCGGGCCCTCTGCGAGCACTTCGAGCTCTCGCGGCAGGAGCTCTTCGAGTCGATCCGGGTGCTCGAGCTCACCTCGTTCGACGAGATCATCGCGCGCCTCGGAACCGGCCGCGGCTGCGACGTCTGCAAGCCGGTCGTCGGGTCGATCCTCGCCACCCAGCACGGCTCCTACATCCTCGACGGCGGCCGCGGCGGCCTGCAGGACACGAACGACCGTGCCATGGCGAACATGCAGAAGGACGGCACGTACTCGGTCGTGCCGCGCATCCCCGCCGGCGAGATCACGCCCGAGAAGCTCCTCGTCATCGCCCAGGTCGCGACCGACTACGGCCTCTACACGAAGATCACGGGCGGCCAGCGCATCGACCTCTTCGGTGCACGGCTCGACCAACTGCCCGACATCTGGAAGCGGCTCGTGGACGCCGGCTTCGAGTCGGGCCAGGCATACGGCAAGGCGCTCCGCAACGTGAAGAGCTGCGTCGGCTCGACCTGGTGCCGCTACGGCGTGCAGGACTCGGTCGCGATGGCCGTGCAGCTCGAGCTGCGCTACCGCGGCCTCCGCTCGCCGCACAAGCTCAAGTTCGGTGTCTCGGGCTGCGCCCGTGAATGCGCGGAGGCCAGGGGCAAGGACGTCGGCGTGATCGCCACCGACCAGGGGTGGAACATGTACGTCGGCGGTAACGGCGGATTCCAGCCGGCCCACGCGCAACTGCTCGCGAGCGACCTCGACGACGAGACCCTGCTGAAGTACATCGACCGCTACATCATGTACTACGTGCGCACGGCCGACCGGCTGCAGCGCACCGCACGCTGGATCGAGGACATCGAGGGCGGACTCGACCACGTGCGCGACGTCGTCGTGCACGACTCGCTCGGCCTCGCAGACGAGCTCGAGCGGGCCGTCGACCGACACGTCGACGGCTACGAGGACGAGTGGGCGGCGACGCTGGCCGACCCCGAGCGCCTGCGCCGGTTCCGGTCCTTCGTGAACGCGCCGCACGTGCCGGATCCGTCGGTCGCCCAGGTGCCTGACGGTCGCGGCCAGATGCGACCCGCGACCGCCGAGGAGCGCGAGCGCGGCGAGGCCGTGCTGGTGGCCGGCATGACGATCCCGGTTCGCGGGGTGGACGCGTGA
- the lepB gene encoding signal peptidase I codes for MTEEISTTRIDDERSSSNRRKRGALLFLRDLLVIFVVAVLVSFLIKTFLIRSFFIPSESMELTLVKDDRIIVNQLVPGVTPLERGDVVVFKDPGGWLPARVEPETPPLAAAVDWFLAFVGLSAPDSNDHLVKRVIGLPGDHVTCCNALGQMSVNGVPLDEPYVVLPAGDTKVSRDDFDQVVPEGSLWVMGDNRYNSKDSRYNADTPLKGFVPIENVVGRAFVVSWPVSHWAWLGNYPETFDGVDEAAEGGD; via the coding sequence ATGACAGAAGAAATCAGCACCACTCGTATCGACGACGAGCGGTCCTCGTCGAACCGCCGCAAGCGAGGGGCCCTGCTCTTCCTGCGAGATCTTCTGGTCATCTTCGTGGTGGCCGTCCTCGTCTCGTTCCTGATCAAGACGTTCCTGATCCGGTCGTTCTTCATTCCGTCGGAGTCGATGGAGTTGACGCTCGTCAAGGACGACCGCATCATCGTCAACCAGCTCGTGCCGGGCGTCACGCCCCTCGAGCGCGGCGACGTCGTCGTGTTCAAGGATCCCGGCGGATGGCTGCCGGCGCGCGTCGAGCCCGAGACCCCGCCGCTCGCGGCCGCGGTCGACTGGTTCCTCGCGTTCGTCGGGCTCTCCGCCCCCGACTCGAACGACCACCTCGTCAAGCGCGTCATCGGACTGCCGGGCGATCACGTCACGTGCTGCAACGCGCTGGGCCAGATGAGCGTCAACGGCGTGCCGCTCGACGAACCGTACGTGGTGCTGCCCGCCGGCGACACCAAGGTCTCGCGCGACGACTTCGACCAGGTCGTGCCAGAGGGCTCGCTCTGGGTCATGGGCGACAATCGCTACAACTCCAAGGACTCGCGCTACAACGCCGACACGCCCCTCAAGGGCTTCGTGCCCATCGAGAACGTCGTCGGCCGAGCGTTCGTCGTGAGCTGGCCGGTGTCGCACTGGGCGTGGCTCGGCAACTACCCCGAGACGTTCGACGGCGTCGACGAGGCCGCAGAGGGCGGCGACTGA
- a CDS encoding DUF2469 family protein, with product MDDDEFEDYDREVELALYREYRDIVSQFKFVVETERRFYLANEVELVRRDTEHDFYFELTMKDVWVWDVYRADRFVKSVRVLTFKDVNVEELATREFELPKELALDE from the coding sequence ATGGATGACGACGAATTCGAAGACTACGACCGCGAGGTCGAGCTTGCCCTGTACCGCGAGTACCGCGACATCGTTTCGCAGTTCAAGTTCGTGGTCGAGACCGAGCGTCGCTTCTACCTCGCGAACGAGGTCGAGCTCGTCCGTCGCGACACCGAGCACGACTTCTACTTCGAGCTCACCATGAAAGACGTCTGGGTCTGGGACGTCTACCGGGCCGATCGCTTCGTCAAGTCCGTGCGCGTGCTCACCTTCAAGGACGTCAACGTCGAAGAGCTCGCGACGCGCGAGTTCGAGCTGCCGAAGGAACTCGCGCTCGACGAGTAG
- the nirD gene encoding nitrite reductase small subunit NirD: MTITIEATTTWVRVCEVRELEPGWGEVALLGTDQVALVRLGDDEVYAVDHRDPHTGAPVMARGITGSRGDRLTIASPLHKEVYDLVTGECLTNGELSLRVFGARVLDGMVEVEVLSPAS, encoded by the coding sequence ATGACGATCACGATCGAGGCGACCACGACCTGGGTTCGGGTCTGCGAGGTCCGGGAACTCGAGCCCGGGTGGGGCGAGGTGGCCCTGCTCGGAACCGACCAGGTCGCGCTCGTGCGCCTCGGCGACGACGAGGTCTACGCGGTCGACCACCGGGACCCGCACACCGGCGCACCCGTCATGGCCCGCGGCATCACGGGTTCACGTGGCGACCGGCTCACGATCGCCTCGCCACTGCACAAGGAGGTCTACGACCTCGTCACGGGCGAGTGCCTCACGAACGGGGAGCTCTCGCTCCGCGTCTTCGGGGCGCGCGTCCTCGACGGCATGGTCGAGGTCGAGGTGCTCAGCCCCGCTTCGTGA